The following coding sequences are from one Epinephelus moara isolate mb chromosome 7, YSFRI_EMoa_1.0, whole genome shotgun sequence window:
- the dcbld2 gene encoding discoidin, CUB and LCCL domain-containing protein 2 isoform X1, which translates to MGRAVMVGRGPTGAGVLVLSILIILTTEGCGAQKGDGCGPSVLGPSSGTLSSLGYPGTYPNNTVCEWEISVPRGKRVHFRFAKLDIEDSDCQVNYLRLYNGIGPDRSEIVKYCGLGLKVKELIESTGNQVTVQFMSGTHHTGHGFYLSYSTTEHTDLITCLDKGTDFPEAEFSKYCPAGCLTSTEDISGTIPNGYRESSPVCVAAVHAGVVSNAVGGRISVVSSKGIPHYEATVANNVTSTGGTLSNSLFTFRTNGCYGTLGLESSVVADTQLSASSVWEWNNIIGQHSVWAPSGARLKKAGLPWASFQNDQHQWLQVDLKREKRITGIITTGSTLRAYQYYVSAYRILYSNNGKQWHIYREANSTQDKIFQGNINYLHEVRNNFIPPIEARFVRINPTQWHQRIAIKLELLGCQLPAGRQRWLICTSTKKLFKFQINSKFSVLNYISTARPRTRMVPPSRHTPPPAGTKRPPHLGQTTHTPDIRNTTMPPHTGKDVALAAVLVPVLVMVLTALILIVVCAWHWKNRKKSSEGTYDLPHWDRTDWWKSMKQLLPSKMVETEDSVRYSSSEVGRLTGRGAVPRLHAEPAEYAQPLVSGVTTLGARSTFKPDEGPDPGYSDPDLYDAPISPDVYHAYAEPLPASGSEYATPIVVDMGCHPSGGSTLNQPSTVCSFMGAGPASLLTRTDSSHSGRSAYDTPKNATGQVTPTEDLTYQVPQSSTQKPMGKS; encoded by the exons GTGATGGCTGTGGCCCCAGTGTACTTGGCCCCAGCAGTGGGACTCTGTCCTCTCTGGGTTACCCGGGGACATACCCGAACAACACGGTGTGTGAGTGGGAGATCAGCGTGCCCCGCGGCAAGAGGGTCCACTTCCGCTTCGCCAAGCTGGACATAGAAGACAGCGACTGCCAGGTCAACTACCTCCGCCTCTACAACGGCATCGGACCCGACAGGAGTGAGATTG TGAAGTACTGCGGTTTGGGTCTGAAGGTCAAAGAGCTGATTGAGTCCACTGGCAACCAGGTCACTGTCCAGTTCATGAGTGGGACCCACCACACCGGACATGGATTCTACCTGTCTTACTCCACCACCGAACACACAG ATTTAATCACCTGCCTGGACAAAGGGACTGATTTCCCCGAGGCAGAGTTCAG TAAATACTGTCCAGCAGGCTGCCTGACATCCACTGAGGACATTTCTGGAACTATACCTAATGGATACAGAGAG TCGTCGCCTGTCTGTGTGGCGGCCGTCCATGCAGGTGTGGTGTCCAACGCTGTGGGAGGGAGGATCAGCGTGGTCAGCAGCAAAGGCATCCCTCACTACGAGGCCACAGTGGCTAACAACGTCACTTCCACTGG AGGAACTTTGTCCAACAGCCTCTTCACCTTCAGGACCAACG GCTGCTACGGGACGCTGGGTTTAGAGTCTAGTGTTGTCGCGGACACTCAGCTGTCTGCTTCGTCCGTGTGGGAGTGGAACAACATCATCGGTCAGCACAGTGTGTGGGCGCCATCAGGGGCACGGCTCAAGAAGGCGGGGCTGCCCTGGGCGTCTTTTCAGAATGAccagcatcagtggctgcaggtCGATCTCAAAAGGGAGAAGAGGATCACAG GTATCATCACAACTGGCTCCACCTTAAGAGCATACCAGTACTATGTTTCAGCATACCGGATCCTGTACAGTAACAATGGCAAGCAGTGGCACATCTACAGGGAAGCAAACTCTACACAAGACAAG ATTTTCCAAGGCAACATCAACTACCTGCACGAGGTGAGGAATAATTTCATTCCTCCGATCGAGGCGCGGTTTGTGAGGATAAATCCGACCCAATGGCACCAGAGAATCGCGATCAAGTTGGAGCTGCTTGGCTGCCAGTTACCTGCAGGTAGGCAGAGGTGGTTGATTTGTACATCCACAAAGAAACTTTTTAAGTTCCAAATCAATTCTAAATTTTCTGTCCTGAATTATATTTCGACAGCGAGGCCGAGGACGAGAATGGTGCCACCTTCTCGTCATACTCCACCTCCTGCGGGTACAAAACGCCCACCTCACCTTGGCCAAACCACGCACACCCCAGACATCAGAAACACCACTATGCCTCCTCACACCGGCAAAG ATGTGGCTCTAGCAGCAGTCCTGGTGCCTGTCTTGGTCATGGTTCTGACTGCTCTCATCCTGATCGTGGTTTGTGCATGGCACTGGAAGAACAG GAAAAAGAGCTCAGAAGGAACATATGATCTTCCTCACTGGGACCGCACAG ACTGGTGGAAAAGCATGAAGCAGCTGTTGCCTTCCAAGATGGTGGAGACGGAGGACTCAGTTCGGTACAGCAGCAGTGAGGTGGGCCGGCTGACGGGGAGAGGCGCAGTACCAAGACTTCATGCTGAACCTGCAG AATATGCTCAGCCCCTGGTGAGTGGCGTTACAACACTAGGTGCCCGATCAACCTTTAAACCAGACGAGGGACCCGACCCAGGATACTCAGACCCCGACCTGTACGACGCTCCCATCTCACCCGATGTGTACCACGCCTACGCAGAACCCTTACCAGCCTCGGGATCTGAATATGCCACACCCATCGTGGTCGATATGGGTTGCCACCCATCAGGGGGCTCCACTTTGAACCAGCCCTCCACAGTGTGCAGTTTCATGGGCGCCGGGCCGGCCTCCCTGCTCACACGGACAGACAGCAGCCATTCGGGGAGGTCGGCTTACGACACACCCAAGAATGCCACTGGACAGGTCACACCCACTGAGGATCTGACCTATCAGGTACCTCAGAGTAGCACTCAGAAGCCAATGGGAAAGAGCTGA
- the dcbld2 gene encoding discoidin, CUB and LCCL domain-containing protein 2 isoform X2: protein MGRAVMVGRGPTGAGVLVLSILIILTTEGCGAQKGDGCGPSVLGPSSGTLSSLGYPGTYPNNTVCEWEISVPRGKRVHFRFAKLDIEDSDCQVNYLRLYNGIGPDRSEIVKYCGLGLKVKELIESTGNQVTVQFMSGTHHTGHGFYLSYSTTEHTDLITCLDKGTDFPEAEFSKYCPAGCLTSTEDISGTIPNGYRESSPVCVAAVHAGVVSNAVGGRISVVSSKGIPHYEATVANNVTSTGGTLSNSLFTFRTNGCYGTLGLESSVVADTQLSASSVWEWNNIIGQHSVWAPSGARLKKAGLPWASFQNDQHQWLQVDLKREKRITGIITTGSTLRAYQYYVSAYRILYSNNGKQWHIYREANSTQDKIFQGNINYLHEVRNNFIPPIEARFVRINPTQWHQRIAIKLELLGCQLPAARPRTRMVPPSRHTPPPAGTKRPPHLGQTTHTPDIRNTTMPPHTGKDVALAAVLVPVLVMVLTALILIVVCAWHWKNRKKSSEGTYDLPHWDRTDWWKSMKQLLPSKMVETEDSVRYSSSEVGRLTGRGAVPRLHAEPAEYAQPLVSGVTTLGARSTFKPDEGPDPGYSDPDLYDAPISPDVYHAYAEPLPASGSEYATPIVVDMGCHPSGGSTLNQPSTVCSFMGAGPASLLTRTDSSHSGRSAYDTPKNATGQVTPTEDLTYQVPQSSTQKPMGKS from the exons GTGATGGCTGTGGCCCCAGTGTACTTGGCCCCAGCAGTGGGACTCTGTCCTCTCTGGGTTACCCGGGGACATACCCGAACAACACGGTGTGTGAGTGGGAGATCAGCGTGCCCCGCGGCAAGAGGGTCCACTTCCGCTTCGCCAAGCTGGACATAGAAGACAGCGACTGCCAGGTCAACTACCTCCGCCTCTACAACGGCATCGGACCCGACAGGAGTGAGATTG TGAAGTACTGCGGTTTGGGTCTGAAGGTCAAAGAGCTGATTGAGTCCACTGGCAACCAGGTCACTGTCCAGTTCATGAGTGGGACCCACCACACCGGACATGGATTCTACCTGTCTTACTCCACCACCGAACACACAG ATTTAATCACCTGCCTGGACAAAGGGACTGATTTCCCCGAGGCAGAGTTCAG TAAATACTGTCCAGCAGGCTGCCTGACATCCACTGAGGACATTTCTGGAACTATACCTAATGGATACAGAGAG TCGTCGCCTGTCTGTGTGGCGGCCGTCCATGCAGGTGTGGTGTCCAACGCTGTGGGAGGGAGGATCAGCGTGGTCAGCAGCAAAGGCATCCCTCACTACGAGGCCACAGTGGCTAACAACGTCACTTCCACTGG AGGAACTTTGTCCAACAGCCTCTTCACCTTCAGGACCAACG GCTGCTACGGGACGCTGGGTTTAGAGTCTAGTGTTGTCGCGGACACTCAGCTGTCTGCTTCGTCCGTGTGGGAGTGGAACAACATCATCGGTCAGCACAGTGTGTGGGCGCCATCAGGGGCACGGCTCAAGAAGGCGGGGCTGCCCTGGGCGTCTTTTCAGAATGAccagcatcagtggctgcaggtCGATCTCAAAAGGGAGAAGAGGATCACAG GTATCATCACAACTGGCTCCACCTTAAGAGCATACCAGTACTATGTTTCAGCATACCGGATCCTGTACAGTAACAATGGCAAGCAGTGGCACATCTACAGGGAAGCAAACTCTACACAAGACAAG ATTTTCCAAGGCAACATCAACTACCTGCACGAGGTGAGGAATAATTTCATTCCTCCGATCGAGGCGCGGTTTGTGAGGATAAATCCGACCCAATGGCACCAGAGAATCGCGATCAAGTTGGAGCTGCTTGGCTGCCAGTTACCTGCAG CGAGGCCGAGGACGAGAATGGTGCCACCTTCTCGTCATACTCCACCTCCTGCGGGTACAAAACGCCCACCTCACCTTGGCCAAACCACGCACACCCCAGACATCAGAAACACCACTATGCCTCCTCACACCGGCAAAG ATGTGGCTCTAGCAGCAGTCCTGGTGCCTGTCTTGGTCATGGTTCTGACTGCTCTCATCCTGATCGTGGTTTGTGCATGGCACTGGAAGAACAG GAAAAAGAGCTCAGAAGGAACATATGATCTTCCTCACTGGGACCGCACAG ACTGGTGGAAAAGCATGAAGCAGCTGTTGCCTTCCAAGATGGTGGAGACGGAGGACTCAGTTCGGTACAGCAGCAGTGAGGTGGGCCGGCTGACGGGGAGAGGCGCAGTACCAAGACTTCATGCTGAACCTGCAG AATATGCTCAGCCCCTGGTGAGTGGCGTTACAACACTAGGTGCCCGATCAACCTTTAAACCAGACGAGGGACCCGACCCAGGATACTCAGACCCCGACCTGTACGACGCTCCCATCTCACCCGATGTGTACCACGCCTACGCAGAACCCTTACCAGCCTCGGGATCTGAATATGCCACACCCATCGTGGTCGATATGGGTTGCCACCCATCAGGGGGCTCCACTTTGAACCAGCCCTCCACAGTGTGCAGTTTCATGGGCGCCGGGCCGGCCTCCCTGCTCACACGGACAGACAGCAGCCATTCGGGGAGGTCGGCTTACGACACACCCAAGAATGCCACTGGACAGGTCACACCCACTGAGGATCTGACCTATCAGGTACCTCAGAGTAGCACTCAGAAGCCAATGGGAAAGAGCTGA
- the tmem30c gene encoding transmembrane protein 30C, which produces MGKVKGKSGTLARRPDNSAFKQQRLPAWSPMLTANTVLPFFYLMSLICMLLGVWLLLTVQSTQEIKLDYTEAGTCNICFEKRENVNYAAQPCSCTVVFNIDKAFKGDVFFYYGLRNFHQNLRRYMDSRDDGQTVGRKKNLKNPSTYCEPFIKDQNGLPIAPCGAVANSIFNDSFTFTYGGPTGPRVQVPLLRKGITWYTDKNVKYRNPKNENMTLAQVFEGTAKPLYWQKPVYELDPLDPTNNGFINDDLIVWMREAAFPNFKKLYGVLYRAQKPFSKGLPVGNYSIDISYNFPVQYFRGRKEVVLTTLTWFGGQNHFLPVAYLVTSCLILLIAIVLTVAWYKFGKNGRNMEE; this is translated from the exons ATGGGCAAAGTGAAGGGCAAGTCTGGGACCTTGGCTCGGAGGCCAGACAACTCGGCTTTCAAGCAGCAGAGGCTACCTGCCTGGTCTCCGATGCTCACGGCTAACACTGTGCTGCCTTTCTTCTACCTAATGTCTTTGATATGCATGCTGCTGGGAGTATGGCTGCTTCTTACAGTGCAGAGCACACAGGAAATAAAG CTGGACTACACTGAGGCCGGGACGTGTAATATATGTTTTGAGAAGCGTGAAAATGTGAACTATGCAGCACAGCCCTGCAGCTGCACGGTGGTGTTCAATATTGACAAAGCATTCAAG GGAGACGTCTTTTTCTACTATGGCCTCCGAAACTTCCATCAGAACCTCCGCAGATACATGGACTCCAGAGATGATGGACAGACAGTTGGCAGGAAGAAAAACTTAAAG AACCCAAGTACATACTGCGAACCCTTTATTAAAGACCAAAATGGACTCCCCATCGCCCCCTGTGGTGCTGTGGCCAACAGCATCTTCAATG ACTCCTTCACTTTCACGTATGGTGGTCCCACTGGTCCTCGAGTCCAGGTCCCTCTGTTACGGAAGGGCATCACCTGGTACACGGACAAAAATGTGAAGTACCGCAAcccaaagaatgaaaacatgaccCTGGCTCAGGTGTTTGAAG GCACAGCAAAGCCCCTGTACTGGCAGAAGCCTGTGTATGAACTCGATCCCCTCGACCCGACCAACAACGGCTTCATCAATGACGACCTGATCGTATGGATGAGAGAGGCAGCCTTCCCCAACTTCAAGAAGCTCTATGGGGTTTTATACCGAGCCCAGAAACCCTTTAGTAAGGGTCTGCCTGTTGGGAACTACAGCATCGACATATCCTACA ACTTCCCAGTGCAGTACTTCCGAGGCAGAAAGGAAGTGGTGCTGACCACGCTGACCTGGTTTGGAGGTCAGAACCATTTCCTGCCCGTTGCCTACCTCGTAACCAGCTGCCTGATCCTCCTGATAGCCATCGTCCTCACGGTGGCGTGGTACAAGTTTGGGAAGAACGGGAGGAACATGGAGGAATGA
- the cmss1 gene encoding protein CMSS1 isoform X2 has product MGDDLGDEWWAHEGKSDVSDAEEETQQDEQPTEKPNLKTKPEKRKSVTEKTAKAKKKKKNEQKECVIPQKTDTDEGKSPKPKRKRKKKTITDVLSSSEPKPGCPADLQNVVTQYFSDKRSVIEQEELKLLDSCFLSSNDLTHTLSSYLKQVCPKWSKIQKQHTQQSSVVLLIVCSSALRTIELIKQLTAFKGEAKVLKLFAKHIKVEEQVKLLQKGVTHIGVGTPGRISALIEKEGLSLQALKYLVLDWNWRDQKLRRMVDVPEVKLDFMKLLESGILNACKDDKVKIGLF; this is encoded by the exons ATGTGTCGGAcgcagaggaggagacacaaCAAGACGAACAACCAACAGAAAAACCAAACCTAAAGACAAAaccagagaagaggaaaagtgtaacagagaaaacagctaaggccaagaagaagaaaaagaatgaACAG AAAGAGTGTGTTATTCCTCAGAAGACAGACACTGATGAGGGAAAGTCACCGAAACccaaaagaaagagaaag aagaagacaatcACAGATGTCTTGTCCTCCTCGGAGCCAAAACCAGGCTGTCCAGCAGACCTGCAGAACGTGGTGACGCAGTACTTCTCAGACAAGCGCTCTGTGATCgagcaggaggagctgaaaTTGCTGG ACTCCTGCTTCCTGTCCAGTAATgacttgacacacacactctcatcaTATCTGAAACAGG TTTGTCCCAAGTGGTCAAAGATTCAAAAGCAGCACACACAACAGAGTTCTGTGGTTCTGCTCAtcgtctgcagctctgctctgcgaACCATCGAGCTCATCAA GCAGCTGACAGCATTCAAAGGTGAAGCCAAAGTACTGAAACTTTTTGCAAAACACATCAAG GTAGAGGAGCAGGTGAAGCTGCTGCAAAAAGGCGTCACCCACATCGGAGTGGGGACACCTGGCAGGATCAGTGCTCTTATTGAGAAAG AGGGTTTGAGCTTGCAGGCGTTGAAATACCTGGTTCTGGACTGGAACTGGAGGGACCAGAAGCTCCGCAGGATGGTGGACGTTCCTGAG GTCAAACTGGACTTCATGAAGCTGCTGGAGAGTGGTATCCTGAACGCTTGCAAAGACGACAAAGTCAAAATTGGACTATTTTAA
- the cmss1 gene encoding protein CMSS1 isoform X1, with product MGDDLGDEWWAHEGKSDVSDAEEETQQDEQPTEKPNLKTKPEKRKSVTEKTAKAKKKKKNEQKECVIPQKTDTDEGKSPKPKRKRKKKKTITDVLSSSEPKPGCPADLQNVVTQYFSDKRSVIEQEELKLLDSCFLSSNDLTHTLSSYLKQVCPKWSKIQKQHTQQSSVVLLIVCSSALRTIELIKQLTAFKGEAKVLKLFAKHIKVEEQVKLLQKGVTHIGVGTPGRISALIEKEGLSLQALKYLVLDWNWRDQKLRRMVDVPEVKLDFMKLLESGILNACKDDKVKIGLF from the exons ATGTGTCGGAcgcagaggaggagacacaaCAAGACGAACAACCAACAGAAAAACCAAACCTAAAGACAAAaccagagaagaggaaaagtgtaacagagaaaacagctaaggccaagaagaagaaaaagaatgaACAG AAAGAGTGTGTTATTCCTCAGAAGACAGACACTGATGAGGGAAAGTCACCGAAACccaaaagaaagagaaag aagaagaagacaatcACAGATGTCTTGTCCTCCTCGGAGCCAAAACCAGGCTGTCCAGCAGACCTGCAGAACGTGGTGACGCAGTACTTCTCAGACAAGCGCTCTGTGATCgagcaggaggagctgaaaTTGCTGG ACTCCTGCTTCCTGTCCAGTAATgacttgacacacacactctcatcaTATCTGAAACAGG TTTGTCCCAAGTGGTCAAAGATTCAAAAGCAGCACACACAACAGAGTTCTGTGGTTCTGCTCAtcgtctgcagctctgctctgcgaACCATCGAGCTCATCAA GCAGCTGACAGCATTCAAAGGTGAAGCCAAAGTACTGAAACTTTTTGCAAAACACATCAAG GTAGAGGAGCAGGTGAAGCTGCTGCAAAAAGGCGTCACCCACATCGGAGTGGGGACACCTGGCAGGATCAGTGCTCTTATTGAGAAAG AGGGTTTGAGCTTGCAGGCGTTGAAATACCTGGTTCTGGACTGGAACTGGAGGGACCAGAAGCTCCGCAGGATGGTGGACGTTCCTGAG GTCAAACTGGACTTCATGAAGCTGCTGGAGAGTGGTATCCTGAACGCTTGCAAAGACGACAAAGTCAAAATTGGACTATTTTAA